A single region of the Sciurus carolinensis chromosome 16, mSciCar1.2, whole genome shotgun sequence genome encodes:
- the Znf579 gene encoding zinc finger protein 579 isoform X1, with the protein MDPQPPPPAQGSPPHRGRGRGRGRGRGRGRGRGRGGAGAPRAPLPCPTCGRLFRFPYYLSRHRLSHSGLRPHACPLCPKAFRRPAHLSRHLRGHGPQPPLRCAACPRTFPEPAQLRRHLAQEHAGGEVELAIERAAKEAAESSWSPQEEGAEQPATAVAGAAEEETAWPESWPAGDPAPLVAPTSAEPREEEAEEAEAGAAELRAELALAAGRQEEKQVLLQADWTLLCLRCREAFATKGELKAHPCLRPEGEQEGEGGAPPRPKRHQCSICLKAFARPWSLSRHRLVHSTDRPFVCPDCGLAFRLASYLRQHRRVHGALSLLAPLPGAGKKDDKASAGRTSGKGPEGGEGAECGAASEGGEGGQNGGDAAPARPPAGEPRFWCPECGKGFRRRAHLRQHGVTHSGARPFQCVRCQREFKRLADLARHAQVHAGGPAPHPCPRCPRRFSRAYSLLRHQRCHRAELERAAALQALQAQAAPSPQPPEQDGQGLPLPVSHIKEEPPSPGTPPQSPPAPPVFLSASCFDSQDHSAFEMEEEEVDSKAHLRGLGGLAS; encoded by the coding sequence ATGGATCCGCAGCCCCCTCCACCTGCCCAGGGCAGCCCACCTCACCGTGGCCGAGGcaggggccggggccggggccggggccgtgGTCGTGGTCGCGGCAGGGGAGGCGCTGGAGCCCCTCGGgcgcccctgccctgccccacatGTGGCCGCCTCTTCCGGTTCCCCTACTACCTCTCCCGGCACCGGTTGAGCCACTCTGGCCTCCGGCCCCACGCCTGTCCCCTGTGTCCCAAGGCCTTCCGCCGGCCCGCCCATCTCTCCCGCCACCTGCGAGGCCACGGGCCCCAGCCCCCGCTGCGCTGCGCCGCCTGCCCTCGCACCTTCCCGGAGCCCGCCCAGCTCAGGCGCCACCTGGCCCAGGAGCACGCGGGCGGCGAGGTCGAGCTGGCCATCGAGAGGGCAGCCAAGGAGGCGGCTGAGTCCAGCTGGAGCCCGCAGGAGGAGGGCGCGGAGCAGCCTGCCACTGCAGTGGCCGGGGCCGCGGAGGAGGAGACAGCGTGGCCTGAGTCGTGGCCTGCCGGGGATCCAGCCCCACTGGTGGCCCCCACGAGTGCCGAGCCCCgagaggaggaggcggaggaggccGAGGCGGGGGCAGCTGAGCTGAGGGCCGAGCTGGCGCTGGCGGccgggaggcaggaggagaagcAGGTCCTGCTCCAGGCCGACTGGACGCTGCTGTGCCTCCGCTGCCGCGAAGCCTTTGCCACCAAGGGTGAGCTCAAAGCGCACCCGTGTCTGCGCCCTGAGGGTGAACAGGAGGGCGAAGGGGGGGCCCCGCCACGCCCCAAGCGACACCAGTGCTCCATCTGCCTCAAGGCCTTCGCCAGGCCCTGGTCCCTGTCGCGCCACCGGCTGGTCCACTCCACCGACCGCCCTTTTGTGTGCCCGGACTGCGGCCTGGCCTTCCGCCTCGCCTCCTACCTCCGCCAGCACCGCCGGGTCCATGGCGCGCTCAGCCTGCTGGCCCCGCTGCCCGGGGCGGGCAAGAAGGACGACAAGGCCTCGGCTGGACGGACCTCAGGGAAAGGGCCCGAGGGGGGCGAAGGGGCCGAGTGCGGGGCTGCCTCGGAAGGGGGGGAAGGTGGGCAGAACGGAGGAGACGCCGCCCCCGCCCGGCCCCCTGCCGGGGAGCCCCGCTTCTGGTGCCCCGAGTGTGGCAAAGGTTTCCGACGCCGGGCACACCTGCGGCAGCACGGTGTGACCCACTCGGGGGCGCGCCCCTTCCAGTGTGTGCGCTGCCAGCGGGAGTTCAAGCGACTGGCGGACCTGGCCCGCCACGCGCAGGTCCATGCCGGGGGCCCGGCCCCGCACCCGTGCCCACGCTGCCCACGGCGCTTCTCGCGAGCCTACAGCCTCCTGCGCCACCAGCGCTGCCACCGCGCAGAGCTGGAGAGGGCCGCTGCGCTTCAGGCGCTCCAGGCCCAGGCCGCACCTTCGCCCCAGCCGCCTGAGCAGGACGGCCAAGGGCTCCCTCTGCCCGTCTCACACATCAAGGAAGAGCCGCCCTCCCCGGGGACCCCACCCCAGTCCCCGCCGGCTCCCCCCGTCTTCCTCAGCGCCTCCTGTTTCGACAGCCAAGACCACTCAGCCTTTgagatggaggaagaagaggtAGACAGCAAAGCGCATCTGCGCGGCCTGGGAGGCCTGGCCTCCTGA
- the Znf579 gene encoding zinc finger protein 579 isoform X2 has translation MDPQPPPPAQGSPPHRGRGRGRGRGRGRGRGRGRGGAGAPRAPLPCPTCGRLFRFPYYLSRHRLSHSGLRPHACPLCPKAFRRPAHLSRHLRGHGPQPPLRCAACPRTFPEPAQLRRHLAQEHAGGEVELAIERAAKEAAESSWSPQEEGAEQPATAVAGAAEEETAWPESWPAGDPAPLVAPTSAEPREEEAEEAEAGAAELRAELALAAGRQEEKQVLLQADWTLLCLRCREAFATKGLRQALVPVAPPAGPLHRPPFCVPGLRPGLPPRLLPPPAPPGPWRAQPAGPAARGGQEGRQGLGWTDLRERARGGRRGRVRGCLGRGGRWAERRRRRPRPAPCRGAPLLVPRVWQRFPTPGTPAAARCDPLGGAPLPVCALPAGVQATGGPGPPRAGPCRGPGPAPVPTLPTALLASLQPPAPPALPPRRAGEGRCASGAPGPGRTFAPAA, from the exons ATGGATCCGCAGCCCCCTCCACCTGCCCAGGGCAGCCCACCTCACCGTGGCCGAGGcaggggccggggccggggccggggccgtgGTCGTGGTCGCGGCAGGGGAGGCGCTGGAGCCCCTCGGgcgcccctgccctgccccacatGTGGCCGCCTCTTCCGGTTCCCCTACTACCTCTCCCGGCACCGGTTGAGCCACTCTGGCCTCCGGCCCCACGCCTGTCCCCTGTGTCCCAAGGCCTTCCGCCGGCCCGCCCATCTCTCCCGCCACCTGCGAGGCCACGGGCCCCAGCCCCCGCTGCGCTGCGCCGCCTGCCCTCGCACCTTCCCGGAGCCCGCCCAGCTCAGGCGCCACCTGGCCCAGGAGCACGCGGGCGGCGAGGTCGAGCTGGCCATCGAGAGGGCAGCCAAGGAGGCGGCTGAGTCCAGCTGGAGCCCGCAGGAGGAGGGCGCGGAGCAGCCTGCCACTGCAGTGGCCGGGGCCGCGGAGGAGGAGACAGCGTGGCCTGAGTCGTGGCCTGCCGGGGATCCAGCCCCACTGGTGGCCCCCACGAGTGCCGAGCCCCgagaggaggaggcggaggaggccGAGGCGGGGGCAGCTGAGCTGAGGGCCGAGCTGGCGCTGGCGGccgggaggcaggaggagaagcAGGTCCTGCTCCAGGCCGACTGGACGCTGCTGTGCCTCCGCTGCCGCGAAGCCTTTGCCACCAAGG GCCTTCGCCAGGCCCTGGTCCCTGTCGCGCCACCGGCTGGTCCACTCCACCGACCGCCCTTTTGTGTGCCCGGACTGCGGCCTGGCCTTCCGCCTCGCCTCCTACCTCCGCCAGCACCGCCGGGTCCATGGCGCGCTCAGCCTGCTGGCCCCGCTGCCCGGGGCGGGCAAGAAGGACGACAAGGCCTCGGCTGGACGGACCTCAGGGAAAGGGCCCGAGGGGGGCGAAGGGGCCGAGTGCGGGGCTGCCTCGGAAGGGGGGGAAGGTGGGCAGAACGGAGGAGACGCCGCCCCCGCCCGGCCCCCTGCCGGGGAGCCCCGCTTCTGGTGCCCCGAGTGTGGCAAAGGTTTCCGACGCCGGGCACACCTGCGGCAGCACGGTGTGACCCACTCGGGGGCGCGCCCCTTCCAGTGTGTGCGCTGCCAGCGGGAGTTCAAGCGACTGGCGGACCTGGCCCGCCACGCGCAGGTCCATGCCGGGGGCCCGGCCCCGCACCCGTGCCCACGCTGCCCACGGCGCTTCTCGCGAGCCTACAGCCTCCTGCGCCACCAGCGCTGCCACCGCGCAGAGCTGGAGAGGGCCGCTGCGCTTCAGGCGCTCCAGGCCCAGGCCGCACCTTCGCCCCAGCCGCCTGA